One window of the Eucalyptus grandis isolate ANBG69807.140 chromosome 8, ASM1654582v1, whole genome shotgun sequence genome contains the following:
- the LOC120286250 gene encoding uncharacterized protein LOC120286250 — protein sequence MVENISKPEEDGNKKVILPIFYNVKPDDVKLKTDLYSKAISELEQKMEDQKKKFGTEEVETWRQALKEVDAIQGLELEKYEGDGDLSKSVVEEVVNRLQTRHRKVTERFSWNGGTNSSHKQFIRHWLRWCAAYWNLWDGWHR from the exons ATGGTGGAGAATATCTCTAAACCTGAAGAAGATGGGAATAAGAAGGTGATATTGCCCATCTTTTATAACGTGAAACCTGATGATGTGAAACTGAAAACAGATTTGTACAGTAAGGCCATATCAGAGTTGGAGCAAAAGATGGAGGATCAGAAGAAGAAGTTCGGAACAGAGGAAGTAGAGACGTGGAGACAGGCTCTCAAGGAAGTCGATGCCATCCAGGGATTGGAGCTGGAGAAATATGAAGG CGATGGGGATCTAAGCAAGTCGGTTGTTGAAGAGGTTGTGAATAGGCTCCAGACAAGACACAGAAAAGTGACTGAAAGATTTAGTTGGAATGGAGGAACGAATAGCAGccataaacaatttattagaCATTGGCTCCGGTGGTGTGCGGCTTATTGGAATTTATGGGATGGGTGGCATCGGTAA